The region TTCCGTGTCGGCGCGTTCGGCGCGTGCGACGCCGGCGATGCCCATCAGGAGCACGGTAAGCAGCGGCAGTAGGGATGTCGTTTTCATAGGATCCTGCGCAAGTATCTCGTTTGGATTATGCCAATTGGCGTGGGGGCTGAAGGCTAACGGGCCGGCCGGGTACGCGGCTGGTACGTGCCGCGCACATTGTGTAGCAACTGGAATTCCTGCGTCGCATTGTTGGCGATCATGCCGGTGCCGGTCATGATGGATTGGCCCATCGTGATTTCGACCGGCTTGTCGGTGCGGGCGATGTCTTCGTCGGGCAGCAGCAGCAGGTATTCGGTCTTCAGGTGCATGTCCTCGGCGGTGCCGAAGGCCGGGCGATCGGCATTGACGTTGTCGTACATGTGGATCTTGGTGTTGTCATCTTCAATCCTGGCCCGTTTCGAGCGCAGTGTCATCGATGGCTTTTCCGGCGCCAGGCTGGTGATCACGGGCAAGGTCACCTCGAACGAATCGTCAATGGGGAAGTGGACCATTTTTTCGCCGGTGATGTCGTAGCGCGGATGGCCGGTTTCAGACATCTTCACGTAGCTGAACTTCTCGACGTAATAATCCGGCTTGCTGCGCGGACGCGCGGCAAGCGCATCGTCGGTATCGCGGCGCATGACCTGCAGCACCCAGAAGCTGCCGAGCGCCAGCGCGGTCAGCACCACCAGCACGACGACCAGCCGGATGCGCTGCGCGGCGCGTTCGCCGCTGCGATTGCTCATGCCAGGTACGCGGCCAGCGCCGCCTCGTAATGGCCTTGCGCGGTCAGGATGAAATCGCAGACCTCGCGCGCCGCGCCATTGCCGCCGCAGCTGTCGGTGATGTATTGCGCACGCTGCTTGACGTCGTGATGACCGTTGGCGACGCAGGCGGTGAAGCCAACCTTGGTCAGCACCGGCAGGTCGATCACGTCGTCGCCCAGGTAGCCGCAGGCGGCAGCGGCTACGCCGGTCTGCTCCAGCAACTGCGCAAAGGCGATACGCTTGTCGTGCACGCCCTGGAACACGTGGGCGATGCCCAGGTCCTTGGCGCGGCGCAGGACGATCGGCGACTGGCGCGCGGTGATGATGGCCGTGGCGATGCCGCCGAACTGCTGCAGCATCTTGATGCCGTGGCCGTCGAGCGCGTTGAAGCGCTTGACCGGTTCGCCTTCGGGGCCGTAATACAAGCCGCCGTCGGTGAGTACGCCGTCAACGTCGAAAATCATCAGGCGGACCTGCTTGGCGTTGGCGACGGCGGCCGTGCTGGCCTTGCTGAATCGATCCGTCATCAGATCACCTTGGCGCGGGTCAGGTCATGGATATGCAGCGCGCCCACCAGCTTGCCCTGGGCGTCCGCCACCAGCACCTGGTTGATGCGGAATTCTTCCATCAACTGGACGGCATCGACCGCCAGCTGATCTGGATTGATGGTGCGCGGGCCCCGATGCATGACGTCTGCGATGGAGGATGTGGTGAAATCTTCGCCACGCTCCAGCAAGCGGCGCAGGTCGCCATCGGTAAACACGCCGATAGGGCGGTTGTCGTCGTCGATGACGGCGGTCATCGCCATGCCCTTGCGCGTGATTTCCATCAGCGCGGCCGATAGCGACACGTCCGGCTTGACCGCCGGAATGGCATCGCCGGTGCGCATCACGTCGCGCACATGGGTCAGCAGGCGGCGTCCCAGCGCACCGCCGGGGTGCGAGCGGGCAAAGTCTTCTTCCAGGAAGCCGCGCGCGTCCAGCAACGACACCGCGAGCGCGTCGCCCATCGCCAGCGTGGCGGTGGTGCTGGCGGTCGGCGCCAGGTTGAGGGTACAGGCTTCCTTGGCCACGCCGACGTTCAGGTGGATCGCCGACAGGCGCGCCAGGCTGGATTCGTCAT is a window of Herbaspirillum hiltneri N3 DNA encoding:
- the lptC gene encoding LPS export ABC transporter periplasmic protein LptC, producing MSNRSGERAAQRIRLVVVLVVLTALALGSFWVLQVMRRDTDDALAARPRSKPDYYVEKFSYVKMSETGHPRYDITGEKMVHFPIDDSFEVTLPVITSLAPEKPSMTLRSKRARIEDDNTKIHMYDNVNADRPAFGTAEDMHLKTEYLLLLPDEDIARTDKPVEITMGQSIMTGTGMIANNATQEFQLLHNVRGTYQPRTRPAR
- a CDS encoding KdsC family phosphatase; this translates as MTDRFSKASTAAVANAKQVRLMIFDVDGVLTDGGLYYGPEGEPVKRFNALDGHGIKMLQQFGGIATAIITARQSPIVLRRAKDLGIAHVFQGVHDKRIAFAQLLEQTGVAAAACGYLGDDVIDLPVLTKVGFTACVANGHHDVKQRAQYITDSCGGNGAAREVCDFILTAQGHYEAALAAYLA
- a CDS encoding KpsF/GutQ family sugar-phosphate isomerase, with the protein product MSVTEAKILPKSFSTERAQRALELARQTLQIEADAILALKSRMSDDAAEPLARAVDVLLECKGRVVVSGIGKSGHIGRKIAATFASTGTPALFMHPAEAAHGDLGMVTPGDVFIAISNSGETAELMAIVPIIKRMGAYLIAMTGNDESSLARLSAIHLNVGVAKEACTLNLAPTASTTATLAMGDALAVSLLDARGFLEEDFARSHPGGALGRRLLTHVRDVMRTGDAIPAVKPDVSLSAALMEITRKGMAMTAVIDDDNRPIGVFTDGDLRRLLERGEDFTTSSIADVMHRGPRTINPDQLAVDAVQLMEEFRINQVLVADAQGKLVGALHIHDLTRAKVI